Genomic window (Candidatus Acidulodesulfobacterium acidiphilum):
ACGATTCAAACAATAAAAATAATAAAGGCGAAATATATTTAGATTTAGCAAACTTATACTGGGAATTGGTCTATAAAAATATTTCAGATAACGAATTCGACGATTATAATTTAAAAAAATCTAAACAGTATGCGCTTGAGTCTATAAAGGAAAATTATAAAAAATTTGAAAATTTTTTTCTGCTAGGGAAAATTAGTTTAAAATTGAATGATATAGAACAAGCGCAGAAATATTTTGCTGAATCCTTACATTTTGATTATTTTAAAGATAAAACCATACCTTATATTGCAGGAATATATTTTAACGAAAAAAAATATTCAGAATCAAAAAAAATATTTGAAAATATGAAATCGCATACGCTTAACAATAAACTTAAAAATATTATAGATTTATGGAAAAATCAATAATAGAAAATAAAAATAAACCTATAAAAGTTTTGCTTGTCTGCGAAGGAACATTTCCGTATGTAAGAGGAGGCGTTTCTACATGGATTTATCAAATTATAAAGGGTTTGCCGCATATTAATTTCGGAATAGTTTTTATGGGTGCAGGTAAAAACGACTATAAAGGACTTGAATACGACATACCGGATAACCTTGTTTATATGTCTGCATCATATTTATTCGACGATATTAATAGACAAAATCATAAATATTCGCTTTTAAAAGAAATAATTCCTATAAGAAAAAAAACGCTTTCGGAAAAATTTAATTTTATTAAAAAAATGCACGCACAATTTAATGCACAAATTAAGTCTGATTTTCCGGATAGAATTAAATCTTTAGACTTTTATTTTAATTTTATTAGCGAAGATTTTTTTTTGCGGGACAGAAAGTCATGGGAATTTATAAAAGAAGAATATTTAGAATTTGCTTACGATCTGTCTTTTACTGATTATTTTTGGACTATAAGAAATATTCATGCGCCTATATGGAAAATAGCAAATATTGCACGAGAAATTCCGTCTTTTGAGATAGTCCACAGTCCTTCGACAGGATACGCAGGATTTCTTTCGTCTATACTTAAGCATAACAGGAAATCTCCGTTTATTCTGACGGAACACGGAATTTACGTAAGAGAAAGAAAAATAGATATACTTAACAGCGACATGGCTTCAGTTAAAGAAACCGTTATGAATACTCTTTTTAATGCCGAACATTTAAAAAACGTATGGATAAAATTTTTTGAAGCCTTAGGAAAACTTTCCTATGTATCTGCGGACAATGTTATTTCTTTATTTAACGATGCAAGGACGTTTCAGGTTAATTTCGGAGCAGATTCAAATAAAACGCAGGTCATACCAAATGGCGTAGATATTAAAAAACTGTCTTTGCTTCTTAAACAAAGACAAAAAGAGATACCTAAAATCGTAGCGCTTATAGGACGAGTAGTTCAAATAAAAGACGTTAAGACTTTTATTAAAAGCATTAAATTGGCGTCGGATGCCAATAATCAAATACAGGGCTGGATTGTAGGCCCCGAGGATGAAGATGAAGATTATGTCAAAGAATGTAAAGATATGGTGGCTATGCTTGGCATGGAATCTAACTGTTTATTTTTAGGCTTTAAAAATATTTACGATATATTGCCTAAAATTGGACTTTTAACGCTGACTTCTATAAGCGAAGGCATGCCGCTGGTCGTTTTAGAAGCATTTAGCGCAGGCATTCCCGCAATTTGCACAGATGTGGGAGCATGCTCTCAGCTCATAAACGGCGGATTGGACGAAGACGATATGGCAATAGGCAAAGCAGGAGAAATAGTTCCGATTGCAAATCCGCAAATTATTGCAAAAAATTATGTAGCGTTTTTAACCGACGAACAAAAATGGAGAAAAGCCCAGTCTGCCGCTTTAGAAAGAGTAAACAGGTATTATTCCATTGAAAGTATGCTTGAAAATTATAACCATCTATACGAAGAGGCGTCTTAATAAAAATGGCGGGAATTGCTTTTGAACTTAGAAAAAAATTAGGTAAAAAAAGTTTATCTTCTTTAATTCAAACTTTTGCATATTCTGCGTTTTTAAGTTCTGGAGCTTGGATAATATCTATTTTTAGCATTATTTTAGCATCTTATATTGCCGAAATTATTTTAAAAAACGACAAAATAGTCGCAGATTTTCAAACTTCTATTACTTATCTTATATCATTAAGCCTGATTTTTTCAGGAACTTTTCAATTTTATATATCCCGTTTTACCGCAGACAAAATTTTTACTAAAGAGTATAAAAGCATATTGCCAAATTTTTTAACGGCGGTTCTTTTAAATATGATTATAGCTTTTATAATATATTTTCCTTTAAGTATTTACCTTTTTCATTCCGTATCGTCTTTTTATACTTTACTTTCGCTTCTTTCGTTCGTTGTTTTATGCGGAGAATGGATAGCTGCTTCAATGCTGACAGGATTAAAAAGTTATAATTTGATAGTTTATTCGTTTATTTGCGGTTACGCTTTAACCATTGCAATAGTTTATTTTTTAGGACATCTTGGATTAGATTATCTTATGTTTGCTTTTTTTGCCGGTCAGGCGTTAATATTTGTTTCAATGATAGTTTCTATAATGAATAATTATCCTTCGGATAAACTTTTTTCTTTTGATTTCCTAAAAAGAAAAAATATTTATTTTACGTTAATATTAACCGGTTTTTTTTATAATGCAGGTTTATGGATAGATAAATTTATGTTTTGGTTTTCTCCTTTGACCGGAAACAATGTATTTAGTCATTTAAGAGCCTCTGTAGTTTACGATGCGCCTGTTTTATTGGCATATTTTTCTATGATGCCCGGAATGGCGGTTTTTTTTCTAAAATTAGAGGGAGAATTTGCGGGATATTATTCGGCATATTATGATACTATAACGGAGGGCAAAACATTAGAAGATATATATGAAGCAGGAAATAAGATGATTTTATCCGCAAGAAGCGTTTTTTTTGACGTGATAAGAATACAAGCTATAGCCGATATATTAATAATTCTTACTGATAATATCATATTTGATTTTTTACATATTTCTTATATCTATATTCCTTTATTTCATGTACTTTTGCTAGGAACTATGCTGCTTCAAATATTATTGGTATTAATAGGATTTATGTTTTATTTCGATAAAAGAAATTTTTCCCTTTTTATTACATCGCTTTTTTTTATTCTAAATTTTATTTTTACATATATATCAATTCAGTTAGGTCCTTATTATTATGGTTACGGATTTACTTTAAGCCTTTTAGTCTGCGTAATTTTAGGATCTATTTATATAAGGAGGTTTTTAAATGAAATTCATTATTTTACTTATATGTTTATTTAGTATTATTATTTTATTGCCGTTTAAGGTTTCGGCTAAAACCGAAACTCATGCGGCTATTAAAAATCCTAAGTATGTAGCAATTATATATAATGAAAACATACCTACGGACGTTTATCATTTGTATAACTGGATAGTGACCAATCCCAATAATCCTAGTATTAATATTCTTAAGCAAAAATTTTATTTGAAACATACGGCAAAACTTATTGCATACGTTAGTTTCGGAGAAACCGACAAATCGGTAAATTACTATGAAAACGTAAAACGTTACGGCATAGGAAAAAATAGGGTTTGGCATTCCGAAATCATGAATATAAGAAAAAAAGGCTATAGAAACTATATTCTTAACAACGTTTTACCGAAAATTGCCAAAATGGGTTTTAAAGGATTTATGTTCGATACCCTCGATTCATATAAGCTGGTATCAAATAAAAAAGACTGGCCGGAATTTCAAAAGGCCGAAATTAAATTCATTAAAGACGTAAGGAAAAAATTCCCCAATAAAATCATTATATTAAACAGAGGATTTTCTATTATAGGTAAAGTCCATAAAGACGTAAACGGGATAATAGCCGAGTCTCTTTACAGGGGCTTGGGCGGAAAAAGCGGATTGCATTATGTTAAAATGAGTAAGAGCAATTCGGAATGGATGCTTAAAAAACTAAAAGTTATAAAAAATAAATATAAACTTCCGGTTATAATAATAGATTACGTCAACCCTAAAAACAGGCAAGAAACTAAAAAAGACGTCGTTAGAATTGCAAAAAATGGTTTTATACCATGGGTTACCGACAAAGATTTAAACATAGTCGGAACTACCGATTTTAAATTCATAAAACGAAGAATAATTATAATATGCAATTCCAGTTCAAATCCAAACAGGATTGATCCTGCTTTTTTTATGGCGCCTCTCGAATATATCGGATTTACGCCTGTTTTATTTCAAGTTAATAAAAAACTACCCAAAGGTTTTGTCGCCGACAGATATGCAGGAGCGCTTGTTATAGCAAATTCTATAAAAAATCAAAAAAAATTTTACCGCTGGGTTAGAAAGTCGATTAATAGCGGATTAAAGATATTTTTTGTAAATACTTTCGGATTTCCTAAAAAAAACCGGTTTCTTAATAGATTAGGCATTAAGCTATACAACAATAAAGCCGATATTTCAGACGGCTATACTTATGTTTTCAAATCGAATGGCGGAGATTATGAAGTTCCTTTAAACGTCAGCTACGACAATGTATACTTAATACCTAGAGACGGAAAGCCCGTCGTATGTATAAAAAATAAATATGGACAAAAATCGGTGCCTTTTGCCATTACTCCTTGGGGAGGCTATGCATTAGACAATACTTTGATGAATTCTAAAGGTCTTTGGATTTATAATCCTTTTAAAATTTATAAAAAAATATTTTATAAAACAAGCTTTCCGGTTCCGGACGTTACTACGGAAAACGGAAGGAGAATGCTTTTTGCCCAAATAGACGGCGATGGCGATTTCGGTTATGCTAATTTTAATCCTAATGAATTTATAGCTAGCTACGTTGCAAAAAATATTTTAGAACATTACAAAGTGCCGGTAGATGCATCCGTTATAGTATCCGACTTAATAGGAAAACCTTACGGACTTCATTTAAAAAGAGCCAAACAACTGAGAGCAATATTTAGGAAAATATTTAAATATAAAAATGTTCAGATTGCGAGCCATACTTTTTCCCATCCATTTAATTGGCCGGCGCTGGTAAAGGGGATAGATAAGCCTGGATACGAACTACCCGTTCCGGATTATAAATTCAGCGTAAGAAGTAACGTAATCGGTTCGGTAAACTGGATAAACAAGCATCTTGCGCCTAAAGGAAAAAAGGTAAGGGTTATACTGTGGTCAGGGGATTGCGACGTTCCCGAAAAAGCTGTAAGAATGGCTTACGATATTGGAATTTATAATGTTAATTGGAAAAATACTTCAATTAGATACAGCCATCCATTTTTAAAATACCTAAAACCTATGGGAAGAAACGTAGGAAATTTTTTCCAAAATAATGCGGGAATAGCAAACGAAGACATATATACGCATCTTTGGAGGGGGCCTTTTTACGGATTTGAAAACGTTATACAGACATTTAAAATGACGGACAAACCATATAGATTGAAACCTATTTATATATATTACCACTGGTATTCAGGGCAGAAAGTGGCTTCGGTGAAAGCTTTAAATAAAGTTTATACATGGGCATTAAAACAGCACCCGATACCTATGTTTCTTTCCCAATATGCCAGAAAAAATTTGGATTTTAGAAGCACCGCCATAGCAAAAAAAGGTAACGGCTGGATAATAAAAAATAGCGGTAATTTAAGAACGCTAAGAATTCCTTTAAAATGGGGCTATCCTAATATGAAATTAAGCAAAGGCGTCGTAGGATACAGGATAATTAACGGAAGAGAGTATATAGCTTTAAGCAATTCCGGCAGTTATTACCTAATACTAAGTCATAAAAAACCTAATTTTAGGTTAATCGAAGCAAACGGTATGATTAAATTTTTCAAAAAAACCAAAAACGGTTATCTGTTTAAGTTAAAAAGTAATCCATATGTGCCGCTGCATTTTAAAATACAGTCTTCCGAATGTAAAATTAAGATAAAAGATTCTAAAAAATTTATTAAAACCGTAAATGGAAATATATTTAGCTATAAACTAATTAACGGCAGGAAAGCTTATGTCGAAGCAAAATGTAATTAAAAATTTCTTAGAATACAAAGAGATAGCTTTGTTTTTTTTGATAGTAGTTATAATGCTAATACTGTTATTCCCTAAGAAAGAAATTATAACTACTATCTTAACCGATACAAACTATATTCCGCCTGAATTCATAAAAGCGGTTATAAGGGTTGACCCGAAATCAAATTTAAAAATTGCGCTTATTAAAGATTATTTAAAAGCAAAAAAATTTAAAAAAGCAAGTTTTTATTTTAAAAAAATAAAATATGACGTTAATAGCGCAAGTTTTTTTGATTACGCAAAAATTAAATTTAAAATATTGGAAGACGAATATTATTATACTAAAAATAAAGGCATAAAAAAAAGATATATAGAAAAGTCTATAAAGTCTCTCTTGTCAATTATTGCAGGTACTAAAAACTATAAGTTAAGAAAATATATGGCTGTTAAAGGAAGAAAAAATCTGAAATGGTTGCATGACGGATATAAGTTTGAATCTGATTTAGGAAATAAAATTTTAACTTTGGATCTTTTAAAAAAATATTTGATAGTTTATCCTCAATATAAAAATAAATATTTATCAAAATTAACGGTTTTATATTTAAAATCTAATAATTATATAAAAAGTTATAAGTTACTGATAAAATATTTTAAAATTCATAAAAATATCAAAAAAAAAGAAAAATTATTTGAAAAAGTCATACAAAAATCTATATTAAAAAAGAACCATAAATTTACCTTTCTGTTTTTGAGAATTTATGAAAAGTTTTTTTTACACAGCATAAAAGTTCAATCTTTTATATTGACCTGCGCTTTGCAATCAGGAGATCCTTATTTTGCCAGAGATATTGCGCTTAAAATTATAAAAAGTTAATTTATTTTATTGTAATTTATGTTCATGAATAACAAATCGAAACTTATATCTTATTTATTAATTTTTTTTACGGTATTTTTGCTTGTTTGTTTCTTTTTGCCGGTAAAATCTCAATCTTCTCAGTCAATCATAAGCAATAAAATTATAAAACCATATGTATATGGCAATGCAAAAAAAAATAAACTTTTACGCACACATTTATTTAAAGTAAAAAATAAATTAACTAACAATAAGTATTCAAAATTTAATATATTATTTAATCTTGAATTTAAAATATTTTTAGGAGCCGGCGATTTAAAAAATGCCGCAAAAATTTGTCGTGAAGCGTTAAATATGTTTCCCGGTTATTATCGCTGGTGGCAAAAATGCGGACAGGTTTACATTTGGATGGGAAATACAGAAATAGGTTTGAAATTTTATTATAAGGCTTTTATGCTAAACGGGGATAAAAATATTGCCGAAAAATTATATAAATTTTATATCGGCTCTCATCAGTGGAACATGGCTGTAAAAATGCTGGATACAGGGATGATATCGTCAAGTTTAAAAGATAGGGTTTTCATATATACTATGGCCGGAAGCACAAAAAAACTTATAAATTATTTGACTAATCTTTATAAAGAAAAAAAATCAAAAAAGGTTTTAAATTATATTATATATACTTATTGGCAGTTAGGCAAAATCAATAAAACTATAAAAACTATTAAGCTTTTAAGAAAAACGTTCGGTCTTGGCCCAAAAGATATAGTAATGTATTCTAATATATTGGCTATAAAAATGAATTATAAAAAAGCGTTCGACGTTCTAAAAAATTTTGTATCTAAAGCTCCTTACAACGATTATATATACTGGGATAAACTATCAGATATAGGATGGATGCTGGGACATTATAAAACTGCCGTAAAAGCTTCAATGCATCTGGCAAATTTAAAAACGGTAAGAATAATAGAAACCAAAGAGGATGCCAACGGAAGATTTTACAAAACTTCGGTTAATTATACTCCGGGCAGAAGGCGCGATTTCGAAAGAATTTATCTTTATTATTCGAATATAAATCCTCAAATAGCTATAAAATATGCATTGTCTGGGTGGAAAAAATACCGTATAAAAAATCTTTTTGACGGCGTTATTTATCTTGCTTCAAAAGAAAAAAGAAATAGATTCGTAATAAAATTAATTAAAAGTTTAAGCGTTAAGGATTTTACGGAGCTTTCAAAAAATACTTATTTTGTATTGAATTATGCAAACGCTTTAGTAAAAACGGGACGTTTTAAAAAAGCCGAAAATATATGTTTAAAAGAATTAAATGCGAAATTTAATTCTGCTTTTTTATCGGAACTAATTTATATGGAATTAAATGCCGGTAATATAAAAATGCTTAAATATATATCTTCAAGGTGGGGCGAATATGCCTATGACTATCCCAGTCTTGCCGCTCCCTTTGCTTCATTAAATATGTACTTTGAAAACAGCAGGAAAGCGCTTATGTTGTCTAAAAATTTAAAGAAAAACCCAACCGAAGACAATCAATTAGTTTACTCAGATATACTTTCGCTAAGAGGCGACGTCTACGAAGCAAACGGTATAAGACACGGTATATGGATAAAAATGAAAAAACGGTTGCAAAAAAACCGGAAACTGAAAAGAAACGTAGCTTTCATGGAAAATTTTTTAAGCGTATCTATGAAATTTGAAAGCGGAAAAAATTTTTTAAAAATGCTTAAAAATTCTAAAAAAATATTACCCGTAAAAACGTATAGGGATTTTATTTTGTCTTATAAGTTATACAAAAATGAGCGCGATAAAGTTAAATATTTACGAAATAAAAAAGGTTATAAACTTAAGCCATGGATGAAACTTGATATTGCTATGTCAAGAAAAAATACCTATAGCGAGCGCAAGTTATTAAAACATTGGATATCAACGCTGCCTATAAGAGACAGGGTGGAAGCGCTAAGAGAATCGGGAGATATCGGCGGCGCTTTTACTTATGCGTTTAAAGGGTATGAGGAAAACGGAAAAGATTACCTATTATACAGGCAGTTTAGAGCCTTAGCAGACGAATATTCAAACAGGGCGCACATATCTTTTAAGTACATTAATTGGCAGGGTTACAGGGAGGTATATGAAAATATGTATTTAAAATACAACCTTGCCGACGGTTTTAGCTTAACACCCAATATTAACATAGGCAAAGAAATTTCTTACGACAACGGAGATATAATAGACGCTCCTTATAAACA
Coding sequences:
- a CDS encoding polysaccharide deacetylase; its protein translation is MKFIILLICLFSIIILLPFKVSAKTETHAAIKNPKYVAIIYNENIPTDVYHLYNWIVTNPNNPSINILKQKFYLKHTAKLIAYVSFGETDKSVNYYENVKRYGIGKNRVWHSEIMNIRKKGYRNYILNNVLPKIAKMGFKGFMFDTLDSYKLVSNKKDWPEFQKAEIKFIKDVRKKFPNKIIILNRGFSIIGKVHKDVNGIIAESLYRGLGGKSGLHYVKMSKSNSEWMLKKLKVIKNKYKLPVIIIDYVNPKNRQETKKDVVRIAKNGFIPWVTDKDLNIVGTTDFKFIKRRIIIICNSSSNPNRIDPAFFMAPLEYIGFTPVLFQVNKKLPKGFVADRYAGALVIANSIKNQKKFYRWVRKSINSGLKIFFVNTFGFPKKNRFLNRLGIKLYNNKADISDGYTYVFKSNGGDYEVPLNVSYDNVYLIPRDGKPVVCIKNKYGQKSVPFAITPWGGYALDNTLMNSKGLWIYNPFKIYKKIFYKTSFPVPDVTTENGRRMLFAQIDGDGDFGYANFNPNEFIASYVAKNILEHYKVPVDASVIVSDLIGKPYGLHLKRAKQLRAIFRKIFKYKNVQIASHTFSHPFNWPALVKGIDKPGYELPVPDYKFSVRSNVIGSVNWINKHLAPKGKKVRVILWSGDCDVPEKAVRMAYDIGIYNVNWKNTSIRYSHPFLKYLKPMGRNVGNFFQNNAGIANEDIYTHLWRGPFYGFENVIQTFKMTDKPYRLKPIYIYYHWYSGQKVASVKALNKVYTWALKQHPIPMFLSQYARKNLDFRSTAIAKKGNGWIIKNSGNLRTLRIPLKWGYPNMKLSKGVVGYRIINGREYIALSNSGSYYLILSHKKPNFRLIEANGMIKFFKKTKNGYLFKLKSNPYVPLHFKIQSSECKIKIKDSKKFIKTVNGNIFSYKLINGRKAYVEAKCN
- a CDS encoding DUF3492 domain-containing protein, coding for MEKSIIENKNKPIKVLLVCEGTFPYVRGGVSTWIYQIIKGLPHINFGIVFMGAGKNDYKGLEYDIPDNLVYMSASYLFDDINRQNHKYSLLKEIIPIRKKTLSEKFNFIKKMHAQFNAQIKSDFPDRIKSLDFYFNFISEDFFLRDRKSWEFIKEEYLEFAYDLSFTDYFWTIRNIHAPIWKIANIAREIPSFEIVHSPSTGYAGFLSSILKHNRKSPFILTEHGIYVRERKIDILNSDMASVKETVMNTLFNAEHLKNVWIKFFEALGKLSYVSADNVISLFNDARTFQVNFGADSNKTQVIPNGVDIKKLSLLLKQRQKEIPKIVALIGRVVQIKDVKTFIKSIKLASDANNQIQGWIVGPEDEDEDYVKECKDMVAMLGMESNCLFLGFKNIYDILPKIGLLTLTSISEGMPLVVLEAFSAGIPAICTDVGACSQLINGGLDEDDMAIGKAGEIVPIANPQIIAKNYVAFLTDEQKWRKAQSAALERVNRYYSIESMLENYNHLYEEAS
- a CDS encoding tetratricopeptide repeat protein — its product is MFMNNKSKLISYLLIFFTVFLLVCFFLPVKSQSSQSIISNKIIKPYVYGNAKKNKLLRTHLFKVKNKLTNNKYSKFNILFNLEFKIFLGAGDLKNAAKICREALNMFPGYYRWWQKCGQVYIWMGNTEIGLKFYYKAFMLNGDKNIAEKLYKFYIGSHQWNMAVKMLDTGMISSSLKDRVFIYTMAGSTKKLINYLTNLYKEKKSKKVLNYIIYTYWQLGKINKTIKTIKLLRKTFGLGPKDIVMYSNILAIKMNYKKAFDVLKNFVSKAPYNDYIYWDKLSDIGWMLGHYKTAVKASMHLANLKTVRIIETKEDANGRFYKTSVNYTPGRRRDFERIYLYYSNINPQIAIKYALSGWKKYRIKNLFDGVIYLASKEKRNRFVIKLIKSLSVKDFTELSKNTYFVLNYANALVKTGRFKKAENICLKELNAKFNSAFLSELIYMELNAGNIKMLKYISSRWGEYAYDYPSLAAPFASLNMYFENSRKALMLSKNLKKNPTEDNQLVYSDILSLRGDVYEANGIRHGIWIKMKKRLQKNRKLKRNVAFMENFLSVSMKFESGKNFLKMLKNSKKILPVKTYRDFILSYKLYKNERDKVKYLRNKKGYKLKPWMKLDIAMSRKNTYSERKLLKHWISTLPIRDRVEALRESGDIGGAFTYAFKGYEENGKDYLLYRQFRALADEYSNRAHISFKYINWQGYREVYENMYLKYNLADGFSLTPNINIGKEISYDNGDIIDAPYKHYDAGVTLKKEYSDFNFKASAGVISSIGTNPYFSIEPECKITDTTILKLFYGEHIKDDDTLFTYLGGLKREIKASIFQNITNRASFTGYISQDWYMSQNNVNIGNGNGVYGEFDYKLTGEYTDIILRAFAQSNRYYDSGNDGDMSEIFPVKGTAALPSSYNLAGGGFTLGSNYKNKLEKSWHPFLYTDILYETGSGLGYDMGAGYGGSILGYDNLSIGFNYYSDFQGSSAPYMNIFLSYSLFY